The following proteins are encoded in a genomic region of Mycolicibacterium confluentis:
- a CDS encoding amidohydrolase family protein: protein MIQQSAQISARRPAEEHIAVRCVDSDVHPVPRSGELVQYIPEPWRSQYFLTHKYADLIYYDAPDYAHAFAMRVDTFPADGEFAGSDPDLAFRQLIMEAGADIAILEPGAYPARLAEADHAMSQALNDWQANHWLDSHNNWHQRWRGSICVSIEAPELAAAEIEKWAGHPYMAQVLIKAERRPSWGDPMYDPVWAAATKHDITVSCHLSRSHFEELPIPPVGFPSYNHDFMVTYSLLAANQVMSLVFDGVFDRFPTLRIVLVEHAFTWILPLMWRMDAIYEARKQWLDIKRKPSEYVKDHIKFTTQPLDYPEDKTELSRALEWMECDKILLYSSDYPHWTFDDPRWLVKHLPEHAREAIMFRNGIATYHLPETVPALEGQVRVF, encoded by the coding sequence ATGATCCAGCAGTCAGCCCAGATCAGCGCACGGCGACCCGCCGAAGAACACATCGCGGTGCGATGCGTCGACTCCGATGTGCATCCGGTGCCGCGAAGCGGCGAGTTGGTGCAGTACATCCCGGAGCCGTGGCGCAGCCAGTATTTCCTGACCCATAAATACGCCGACCTGATCTACTACGACGCCCCCGACTACGCACACGCGTTCGCCATGCGCGTCGACACCTTCCCGGCCGACGGCGAGTTCGCCGGCAGCGATCCCGATCTGGCGTTCCGCCAGTTGATCATGGAGGCCGGCGCCGACATCGCGATCCTGGAACCCGGCGCCTATCCGGCGCGGTTGGCCGAGGCCGATCACGCGATGAGCCAGGCACTGAACGACTGGCAGGCCAATCACTGGCTGGATTCACACAACAACTGGCATCAGCGCTGGCGCGGATCGATCTGCGTCTCGATCGAAGCACCCGAGCTCGCGGCCGCCGAGATCGAGAAGTGGGCCGGGCACCCCTACATGGCGCAGGTCCTGATCAAGGCCGAACGCAGGCCCTCCTGGGGCGACCCGATGTATGACCCGGTCTGGGCCGCGGCCACCAAGCACGACATCACCGTGTCCTGCCACCTGTCCCGCAGCCATTTCGAGGAGCTGCCGATTCCGCCGGTCGGTTTCCCGAGCTACAACCACGATTTCATGGTCACCTATTCGCTGCTGGCGGCCAACCAGGTCATGAGCCTCGTTTTCGACGGGGTCTTCGACCGCTTCCCCACCCTGCGCATCGTCCTGGTCGAACACGCCTTCACCTGGATCCTGCCGCTGATGTGGCGCATGGATGCCATCTACGAGGCCCGCAAGCAGTGGCTGGACATCAAGCGCAAGCCCAGCGAATACGTCAAGGACCACATCAAATTCACCACCCAACCCCTGGACTATCCCGAGGACAAGACCGAACTGTCTCGAGCGTTGGAGTGGATGGAGTGCGACAAGATCCTGCTCTACAGCAGCGACTACCCGCACTGGACCTTCGACGACCCGCGCTGGCTGGTCAAGCACCTGCCCGAACACGCCCGCGAGGCCATCATGTTCCGCAACGGAATCGCCACCTACCACCTGCCCGAGACCGTCCCCGCCCTCGAGGGACAGGTCCGGGTCTTCTGA
- a CDS encoding cytochrome P450 codes for MTVILDTGIARRENGVPPPDVPLADIDLGSLDFWAWGDDRREGAFATLRREAPIKFFDVVEMPGFPTGAGHWALTKHEHVHFASRNPELFSSSPTSTSLNDVAPEISEYLGSMITLDDPRHLRLRSIVNRAFTPKVLARIEQSVRDRARQLVADMREQHPDGRADFVEALSGPLPLQIICDMMGIPEEDESDIFHWTTVLMGTGDDEASGDFDDVVKVVLELGKYGVHLAESRRTHPTDDLTTNLVNAEVDGERLTTAEIESFFILLLAAGNETTRNAISHGMVAMTRYPDERAKWFNDFDACAGTAVEEIVRWASPIIFMRRNLTADYEMGGVQMKAGDKVSMWYNSANRDESVFANPWMFDITRNPNPQIGFGAGGAHFCLGANLARREVRVLFDELRMQVPDIVATEEPAILRSAFVHGIKRLPVAWTP; via the coding sequence ATGACCGTCATCCTCGATACGGGCATCGCGCGCCGGGAGAACGGCGTGCCTCCGCCCGACGTGCCACTTGCCGACATCGACCTCGGCTCGCTGGACTTCTGGGCTTGGGGCGACGACCGGCGTGAAGGGGCGTTCGCAACGCTGCGTCGAGAGGCGCCGATCAAGTTCTTCGACGTCGTCGAGATGCCCGGATTCCCGACGGGGGCCGGGCACTGGGCGCTGACGAAGCATGAGCATGTGCATTTCGCGAGCCGGAACCCCGAACTCTTCAGCTCCAGTCCGACCAGCACGTCGCTCAACGACGTCGCGCCGGAGATCTCCGAGTACCTCGGATCGATGATCACCCTCGACGATCCTCGGCATCTTCGCCTGCGGTCGATCGTCAACCGGGCCTTCACGCCGAAGGTGCTGGCGAGGATCGAGCAGAGCGTGCGAGACCGCGCGCGCCAACTCGTCGCCGACATGCGTGAGCAGCACCCCGACGGACGCGCGGATTTCGTCGAGGCGCTGTCGGGCCCGCTGCCGTTGCAGATCATCTGCGACATGATGGGCATCCCCGAGGAGGACGAATCCGACATCTTCCACTGGACCACCGTCCTGATGGGCACCGGCGACGACGAGGCCTCAGGCGACTTCGACGACGTCGTCAAGGTGGTGCTCGAACTCGGCAAGTACGGCGTGCACCTCGCCGAGTCCCGCCGAACACATCCGACCGACGACCTGACCACGAACCTGGTGAACGCCGAGGTCGACGGTGAGCGTCTGACGACGGCGGAGATCGAGTCCTTCTTCATCCTGCTGTTGGCGGCCGGCAATGAGACCACCCGCAACGCGATCAGTCACGGCATGGTCGCCATGACCCGCTATCCCGACGAACGGGCCAAGTGGTTCAACGACTTCGACGCGTGCGCGGGCACCGCGGTCGAGGAGATCGTCCGGTGGGCGTCGCCGATCATCTTCATGCGCCGCAACCTCACCGCGGACTACGAAATGGGTGGCGTGCAGATGAAGGCTGGCGACAAGGTTTCGATGTGGTACAACTCGGCGAACCGCGACGAGTCGGTGTTCGCGAATCCGTGGATGTTCGACATCACCCGAAATCCCAACCCTCAGATCGGTTTCGGCGCCGGCGGGGCGCACTTCTGTCTGGGGGCCAATCTGGCGCGCCGTGAGGTTCGGGTGCTGTTCGACGAATTGCGGATGCAGGTCCCAGACATCGTCGCCACCGAAGAACCGGCGATCCTCCGCTCGGCCTTCGTGCACGGCATCAAGAGACTGCCGGTCGCCTGGACGCCCTAA
- a CDS encoding SRPBCC family protein — protein sequence MQASVTVHMDAPAEKIWDLIADVRNTGKFSPETFEAEWLDGATGPALGAKFRGHVRRNEIGPVYWTTCRVTSCEPGRDFGFEVLLGDRPVNNWRYQLVPAGDGTDVTESFRMNESLFSTLFGLFGGQLRTRRNRRDMTKTLNRIKAVVES from the coding sequence ATGCAGGCATCTGTGACGGTGCACATGGACGCACCGGCCGAGAAGATCTGGGATCTGATTGCCGACGTACGCAACACCGGCAAGTTCTCGCCCGAGACGTTCGAAGCCGAATGGCTCGACGGCGCAACGGGTCCGGCGCTGGGGGCGAAGTTTCGGGGGCACGTGCGGCGCAACGAGATAGGCCCCGTCTACTGGACGACCTGTCGTGTGACGTCCTGTGAACCGGGACGTGACTTCGGCTTTGAGGTGCTCCTCGGCGACCGCCCCGTCAACAACTGGCGCTACCAGTTGGTTCCCGCCGGCGACGGCACCGACGTCACCGAATCGTTCCGGATGAACGAGTCGCTGTTCAGCACACTGTTCGGCCTGTTCGGCGGACAGCTGCGGACGCGTCGGAATCGTCGCGACATGACCAAGACGCTCAACCGCATCAAAGCCGTGGTGGAGAGCTAA
- a CDS encoding maltokinase N-terminal cap-like domain-containing protein yields MDLPFAEWLPRQRWYAGRNRKLTAATAAEITALDDGLDLILVDVTYAEGAPERYQVVVRWADEVIDGFPDAAVIGAAGGRIGHDALHHPESASRLMRLCATSAVRGQVVFSAEPDVRLPGDDVAPRVSSAEQSNTSVVFGAEAILKVFRRVHTGVNPDIELNRVLGRAGNPNVARLLASFDTTWDDRPCPLGMVTAFAAGASEGWALATAAARAHYAGEPGGDFTEQSRQLGRAVAAVHAALAAELGTSEGHYPVDVALARLGAASSQVPELQPLAGKIEQRFRSLAAEPITVQRVHGDLHLGQVLRTPEGWLVIDFEGEPGAPLAERRRPDSPLRDVSGMLRSYEYAAFQPLVGTDGQHREAAVAFSAANRAAFCDGYAEVAGEDPRDSERVLIAYELDKAVYEAAYEARYRPDWLPIPLRSISALVY; encoded by the coding sequence ATGGACCTGCCGTTCGCCGAATGGTTGCCCCGGCAACGTTGGTATGCGGGGCGCAACCGGAAGCTGACGGCAGCGACAGCCGCGGAGATCACGGCGCTGGACGACGGTCTGGATCTGATCCTGGTCGACGTCACCTATGCCGAGGGGGCGCCCGAGCGTTATCAGGTCGTCGTGCGGTGGGCCGACGAGGTGATCGACGGATTTCCCGACGCAGCCGTCATCGGTGCCGCGGGTGGACGCATCGGTCACGATGCGCTGCACCATCCGGAGTCGGCGTCGCGGCTGATGCGACTGTGCGCGACATCGGCGGTGCGCGGCCAGGTGGTGTTCTCCGCCGAACCCGATGTGAGGCTGCCGGGCGATGACGTCGCGCCGCGGGTGTCGAGTGCTGAGCAGAGCAACACCAGCGTGGTGTTCGGTGCCGAGGCGATTCTGAAGGTGTTCCGCCGCGTGCACACCGGCGTCAATCCCGACATCGAACTCAACCGGGTGCTCGGCCGGGCAGGCAACCCGAACGTCGCGCGCCTGCTGGCGTCGTTCGACACCACGTGGGACGACAGGCCCTGTCCGCTGGGCATGGTGACGGCATTTGCCGCAGGAGCATCCGAGGGCTGGGCGCTGGCGACCGCCGCGGCCCGCGCTCACTATGCCGGCGAACCGGGTGGGGACTTCACCGAGCAGTCGCGACAGCTCGGCCGTGCCGTCGCCGCGGTGCACGCCGCGCTGGCCGCGGAGTTGGGCACGTCGGAGGGGCACTACCCGGTTGACGTCGCGCTGGCCCGGCTCGGTGCCGCAAGCAGCCAGGTGCCGGAACTTCAGCCGCTCGCCGGGAAGATCGAGCAGCGATTCAGATCTCTTGCCGCAGAACCCATCACAGTGCAGCGCGTGCACGGAGACCTGCATCTGGGGCAGGTGTTGCGTACCCCGGAGGGCTGGCTGGTGATCGACTTCGAGGGTGAGCCCGGCGCGCCCCTTGCCGAGCGACGCAGGCCCGACTCCCCGTTGCGGGACGTGTCGGGAATGCTGAGGTCCTACGAATACGCGGCGTTTCAGCCCCTCGTGGGCACCGATGGGCAGCACCGGGAGGCGGCGGTGGCGTTCAGCGCCGCCAATCGCGCGGCGTTCTGCGACGGCTACGCCGAGGTTGCGGGCGAGGATCCGCGCGACTCCGAGCGGGTGCTGATCGCCTATGAATTGGACAAGGCGGTCTATGAAGCGGCCTACGAGGCGCGCTATCGTCCAGACTGGCTGCCCATTCCGCTGCGGTCGATCTCCGCTCTGGTGTACTGA
- a CDS encoding ABC transporter ATP-binding protein, with protein MSPRRAGVAVDLVNLSRVFGTVKALDGLTLRLAPGELVALLGPSGCGKTTALRILAGLDEPTSGRVAVGGRDVTATPPNRRDMGMVFQAYSLFPHLTVLDNVAFGLKVRGASKAKRDARAAEMLDLVGLSAQRDKYASQLSGGQQQRVALARALAIEPQVLLLDEPLSALDAKVRVQLRDEIRRVQSEVGTTTLFVTHDQEEALAIADRVGVMNRGRLEQIAAPVDLYAAPATPFVADFVGLSNRIPARAVNGAVKVLGAVVPALPGSVSGPGTALVRPEAIDVTPDPEGDATVVEIAFLGSISRVKLQLRGGVRLIAQTSGGRARRLATGMRVRLRIDPTPVLVVAGPSRRGRRSAP; from the coding sequence ATGAGCCCGCGCCGCGCCGGAGTCGCCGTCGACCTGGTGAACCTGAGCCGGGTGTTCGGCACCGTGAAGGCTCTCGACGGCCTCACGCTGCGCCTGGCGCCGGGGGAACTGGTCGCCCTGCTCGGACCGTCGGGATGCGGTAAGACCACGGCACTGCGGATTCTGGCCGGTCTGGACGAGCCGACGTCCGGGCGCGTCGCGGTCGGGGGCCGAGACGTCACCGCCACTCCGCCCAACCGACGTGACATGGGCATGGTGTTCCAGGCCTACAGCCTGTTCCCGCATCTGACCGTCCTCGACAACGTCGCGTTCGGGTTGAAGGTGCGGGGTGCGTCCAAGGCCAAGCGCGACGCGCGCGCGGCCGAAATGCTCGACCTGGTCGGGTTGTCCGCGCAGCGGGACAAGTACGCCAGCCAACTGTCGGGCGGACAGCAGCAGCGTGTGGCGTTGGCGCGTGCCCTGGCCATCGAGCCCCAGGTGCTTCTGCTGGACGAGCCGTTGTCCGCGCTGGACGCCAAGGTGCGCGTACAACTTCGCGACGAGATCCGGCGGGTGCAGTCGGAGGTGGGGACGACGACCCTGTTCGTGACGCACGACCAGGAGGAGGCGTTGGCGATCGCGGACCGCGTCGGCGTGATGAACCGGGGCAGGCTTGAGCAGATCGCCGCACCCGTCGACCTGTACGCAGCCCCCGCGACACCATTCGTCGCCGACTTCGTCGGCTTGAGCAACCGCATCCCGGCGCGCGCCGTCAACGGCGCTGTGAAGGTGCTCGGCGCCGTCGTCCCCGCACTGCCCGGTTCGGTGTCAGGGCCGGGAACGGCGCTGGTACGACCCGAGGCCATCGACGTCACCCCCGATCCCGAGGGGGATGCGACGGTCGTCGAGATTGCCTTCCTCGGATCCATCTCGCGCGTGAAACTTCAACTGCGAGGCGGTGTTCGACTGATCGCTCAGACCTCGGGCGGGCGTGCGAGACGGCTCGCCACGGGTATGCGAGTGCGTCTGCGGATCGATCCCACGCCCGTGCTGGTGGTCGCGGGCCCTAGCCGCCGAGGGCGGCGATCAGCTCCTTGA
- a CDS encoding ABC transporter permease, whose translation MADFSTRNLRGEGRTLTAWTNLVADDALYSAIVVSLLLSVLTVVVMLLLLLPTMIWVRLRAPWAKGLIDFLCLLPLTIPALVIVVGLRNVYLWVNYLLGESALTLTFVYVIVVLPFAYRALDAALSSIDLQTLSEAARSLGAGWPTTVLRVVVPNILSGVVSAAFISIAVVLGEYTIASLSGFQTLQVQIVAIGKSDGPTSVAASLAVLLFGFVLLLGLSVLTKRLRRGRSVDAGEDADLPTGVPR comes from the coding sequence ATGGCCGACTTCTCCACGCGGAACCTGCGCGGTGAGGGCCGCACGCTCACAGCGTGGACGAACCTGGTGGCCGACGATGCGCTGTACTCGGCGATCGTCGTCTCGCTGCTGTTGTCGGTGCTGACCGTGGTGGTCATGTTGCTGCTCCTGCTGCCGACGATGATCTGGGTGCGGTTGCGCGCGCCGTGGGCCAAGGGGCTGATCGACTTCCTGTGCCTGCTGCCGTTGACCATTCCCGCACTGGTGATCGTGGTGGGGCTGCGCAACGTGTACCTGTGGGTGAACTACCTGCTCGGCGAGTCCGCGCTGACCTTGACCTTCGTCTACGTCATCGTGGTGTTGCCCTTCGCCTACCGGGCACTCGACGCCGCGCTGTCGTCGATCGACCTGCAGACACTGTCGGAGGCCGCCCGCTCGCTGGGGGCGGGGTGGCCCACCACGGTCCTGCGCGTTGTGGTGCCGAATATCCTCTCCGGTGTGGTTTCGGCGGCCTTCATCTCCATCGCGGTCGTGCTCGGCGAGTACACCATCGCGTCGCTGTCTGGTTTCCAGACCCTGCAGGTGCAGATCGTGGCCATCGGCAAGAGCGACGGACCGACCTCGGTGGCGGCCTCACTGGCGGTGCTGCTGTTCGGCTTCGTCCTGCTCCTGGGCCTGTCGGTGCTCACCAAGCGGTTGCGGCGGGGCCGCAGTGTCGACGCCGGGGAAGACGCCGACCTGCCGACGGGAGTGCCGCGATGA
- a CDS encoding ABC transporter permease, which yields MADVVDAPRVARRLRDALVLLPFLVFVGIFLIIPTVTVVVSAFYLDGTFSFERVGALFSATALTALWRSIVLSAATAVIGAVFGAALAGLFVGRPVESTLRRVVLALSSVLAQFGGVALAFAFLATIGLNGVLTVWAAEHLGLDLAGDGWLYSLPGLILVYTYFQIPLMVIVFLPALEGLRAQWREAAVSLGATPWQYWREVGFPLLAPAFFGSMLLLFANAFAAYATAAALVSQGSPIVPLLIRSALTSEVVLGQEGFAYALALEMIVVVAVVMIGYHVLTRRTARWLQ from the coding sequence TTGGCTGACGTCGTCGACGCCCCCCGGGTCGCGCGACGCCTGCGGGATGCGTTGGTGCTGCTGCCGTTTCTGGTGTTCGTCGGGATTTTCCTGATCATCCCCACCGTCACGGTGGTCGTCAGCGCGTTCTACCTCGACGGCACCTTCTCGTTCGAGCGCGTCGGCGCACTCTTCTCGGCGACGGCGTTGACGGCGTTGTGGCGCAGCATCGTCCTGTCCGCCGCGACGGCCGTGATCGGCGCGGTCTTCGGTGCCGCATTGGCCGGATTGTTCGTGGGCAGGCCCGTCGAGTCGACGCTGCGTCGGGTGGTGTTGGCGTTGTCCAGCGTGCTGGCCCAATTCGGTGGTGTCGCGCTGGCTTTCGCGTTCCTGGCGACGATCGGCCTCAACGGCGTCCTGACGGTGTGGGCCGCCGAGCACTTGGGGTTGGACCTGGCCGGTGACGGATGGTTGTACAGCCTGCCCGGTCTGATCCTGGTGTACACGTACTTTCAGATCCCGCTCATGGTCATCGTCTTCCTGCCCGCCCTCGAGGGCCTTCGCGCGCAGTGGCGCGAAGCCGCCGTCAGCCTGGGCGCCACGCCGTGGCAGTACTGGCGGGAAGTGGGCTTCCCACTGTTGGCGCCGGCGTTCTTCGGATCGATGCTGCTGTTGTTCGCCAACGCCTTTGCGGCGTACGCGACCGCAGCCGCTCTGGTCAGCCAGGGCAGCCCGATCGTGCCGCTGTTGATCAGGTCGGCGCTCACCAGCGAGGTCGTCCTGGGGCAGGAGGGCTTCGCCTACGCGCTCGCACTGGAGATGATCGTCGTCGTCGCAGTGGTGATGATCGGCTATCACGTGCTGACGCGGCGGACCGCGAGGTGGCTGCAGTGA
- a CDS encoding ABC transporter substrate-binding protein encodes MTTPRHLGAFAATAASVLTLGLASCAPPERKAEDGGASEATSAADFGGMEKLIEAAQAEGELNVIALPPDWANYGAIIKAFSDKYGIKVNSAQPEASSQEEINAAIQQKGKSTAPDVFDLGQAVALANTSMFAPYKVTHFDQIQPGMKDPDGRWVNDYGGFMSIGYDSAVLPEITAIDDLLDPEFKGKVALNGDPTQAGAAFSGVLMVALSQGGSADDIAPGVEFFGKLKEIGNFLPVDPTPATIESGQTPVVIDWNYLNGAVSEKKPTWRIFVPNDAAVAGYYHQAINADAPHPAAARLWQEFLFSDEGQNLFAASGVRPVRADAMIFATTFDPKAFDRLPAIDGPVTVPTKEQTDVAAKYLAENWAKAIG; translated from the coding sequence ATGACGACACCTCGGCACCTCGGCGCATTCGCCGCGACGGCGGCCTCTGTGCTGACGCTGGGGCTGGCCTCCTGTGCACCCCCCGAGCGCAAGGCCGAGGACGGTGGCGCGTCGGAGGCGACCTCGGCGGCGGATTTCGGCGGTATGGAGAAGCTGATCGAGGCGGCCCAGGCCGAGGGTGAGCTCAACGTCATCGCGCTCCCGCCGGACTGGGCCAACTACGGCGCGATCATCAAGGCCTTCAGCGACAAGTACGGGATCAAGGTGAATTCGGCTCAGCCGGAGGCCTCGTCGCAGGAGGAGATCAACGCGGCGATCCAGCAGAAGGGCAAGAGCACCGCGCCCGACGTCTTCGATCTGGGTCAGGCGGTCGCACTGGCCAACACGTCGATGTTCGCGCCCTACAAGGTGACGCACTTCGACCAGATCCAACCCGGGATGAAGGATCCCGACGGCAGATGGGTCAACGACTACGGCGGGTTCATGTCGATCGGCTACGACTCGGCGGTGCTTCCCGAGATCACCGCGATCGACGACCTGCTCGACCCGGAGTTCAAGGGCAAGGTCGCCCTCAACGGCGATCCCACCCAGGCCGGTGCCGCATTCTCCGGTGTTCTGATGGTGGCCCTGTCGCAGGGCGGGTCCGCAGACGACATCGCACCCGGCGTCGAGTTCTTCGGCAAGCTCAAGGAGATCGGGAACTTCCTGCCGGTCGACCCGACACCCGCGACCATCGAGTCCGGGCAGACCCCGGTGGTCATCGACTGGAACTACCTCAACGGCGCTGTGAGCGAGAAGAAGCCGACGTGGCGCATCTTCGTGCCCAACGATGCCGCCGTGGCGGGTTACTACCACCAGGCGATCAACGCCGACGCGCCGCATCCCGCGGCAGCGCGGCTGTGGCAGGAGTTCCTCTTCAGTGACGAGGGGCAGAATCTGTTCGCGGCCAGCGGGGTTCGGCCCGTTCGCGCAGACGCGATGATTTTCGCCACCACATTCGACCCCAAGGCGTTCGACCGGTTGCCGGCCATCGACGGTCCGGTCACGGTGCCGACCAAGGAACAGACCGATGTCGCGGCGAAGTACCTGGCGGAGAACTGGGCCAAGGCAATTGGCTGA
- a CDS encoding esterase family protein, with product MKFVQNLRGKWARRIGVAAVATAALPGLIGIAGQSATSGAFSRPGLPVEYLDVPSPSMGKNIRIQFQSGGENSPAVYLLDGLRAQDDYNGWDINTQAFEWYLDSGLSIVMPVGGQSSFYSDWYAPARNKGPTQTYKWETFLTSELPQWLSANRGVRSTNNAAVGLSMAGSASLTLAIWHPNQFTYAGSMSGFLNPSEGWWPFLINISMGDAGGFKADDMWGKTEDPNSAWKRNDPMVNIDRLVANNTRIWIYCGNGTPNELGGGDLPATFLEGLTIRTNITFRDNYIAAGGHNGVFNFPENGTHNWAYWGRELQAMKPDLQAHLL from the coding sequence ATGAAATTCGTTCAGAACCTGCGTGGGAAATGGGCCCGCCGGATTGGCGTTGCCGCCGTCGCGACGGCCGCGTTGCCCGGCTTGATCGGTATCGCCGGACAGTCGGCGACCTCAGGTGCTTTCTCCCGTCCGGGACTGCCCGTCGAGTACCTCGACGTGCCGTCGCCCTCGATGGGCAAGAACATCCGGATTCAGTTCCAGAGCGGCGGCGAGAACTCGCCCGCCGTGTACCTGCTTGACGGCCTGCGGGCGCAGGACGACTACAACGGCTGGGACATCAACACGCAGGCCTTCGAGTGGTACCTGGACTCCGGGCTGTCGATCGTGATGCCCGTCGGCGGTCAGTCCAGCTTCTATTCCGACTGGTACGCACCGGCCCGCAACAAGGGACCGACGCAGACCTACAAGTGGGAGACCTTCCTGACCTCGGAGCTTCCGCAGTGGCTGTCCGCCAACCGCGGCGTGCGCTCCACCAACAACGCAGCGGTCGGCCTGTCGATGGCCGGTTCGGCCTCGCTGACGCTGGCGATCTGGCATCCCAACCAGTTCACCTACGCGGGCTCGATGTCGGGCTTCCTGAACCCGTCCGAGGGCTGGTGGCCCTTCCTGATCAACATCTCGATGGGTGACGCCGGCGGCTTCAAGGCCGACGACATGTGGGGCAAGACCGAAGACCCCAACAGCGCCTGGAAGCGCAACGACCCGATGGTCAACATCGACCGCCTCGTGGCCAACAACACCCGCATCTGGATCTACTGCGGTAACGGCACACCCAACGAACTGGGCGGCGGCGACCTGCCGGCCACCTTCCTCGAGGGTCTGACCATTCGCACCAACATCACCTTCCGCGACAACTACATCGCCGCGGGCGGCCACAACGGTGTGTTCAACTTCCCGGAGAACGGCACGCACAACTGGGCGTACTGGGGCCGGGAGCTGCAGGCCATGAAGCCCGATCTGCAGGCTCACCTGCTCTGA
- a CDS encoding TetR/AcrR family transcriptional regulator codes for MPRPAQTARSERTREALRQAALVRFMAQGVEETSAEQIAADAGVSLRTFYRHFDSKHDLHFVGYDAGLQWFRTALLARPADEPVMDSVQAAIHAFPFDDAAVRKIAELRTAEVDPNRIIRHIRQVEAEFAEAVEARLTRTHAATFEQVADARLHISVAARCIAAAVFGAMEVWMLQSGPGAPSLDELSRMCQTAVTSLETGILAPLVLS; via the coding sequence ATGCCCCGACCTGCGCAAACAGCCCGAAGCGAACGCACGCGTGAGGCGTTGCGGCAGGCCGCGCTGGTGCGTTTCATGGCGCAGGGCGTCGAGGAGACGTCCGCCGAGCAGATCGCGGCCGATGCCGGAGTTTCGCTGCGGACGTTCTATCGGCATTTCGACTCAAAACACGATCTGCATTTCGTCGGCTATGACGCAGGACTGCAATGGTTCCGCACGGCGTTGCTGGCCCGTCCCGCCGACGAACCGGTGATGGATTCGGTGCAGGCCGCCATTCATGCATTTCCGTTCGATGACGCGGCCGTCAGAAAGATCGCCGAACTGCGCACCGCCGAGGTGGATCCCAATCGCATCATTCGTCACATTCGCCAGGTTGAGGCCGAATTCGCAGAGGCCGTCGAGGCCCGCCTGACCCGCACCCATGCCGCGACGTTCGAGCAGGTGGCGGACGCCAGGCTGCACATCTCGGTGGCCGCGCGCTGCATCGCCGCCGCGGTGTTCGGCGCGATGGAGGTGTGGATGCTGCAGAGCGGCCCAGGCGCCCCTTCGCTGGATGAGTTGTCCCGAATGTGCCAAACCGCCGTGACATCTCTGGAAACCGGCATCCTGGCACCCCTTGTTTTGTCATAA